A single window of Cytobacillus dafuensis DNA harbors:
- a CDS encoding sigma-54 interaction domain-containing protein: MNDLSLDHSFNYLNALMETSSDAITIINALGEVQYWSAQAEQIYGVPLKDIKQKKISKFFKIEDLKILEILETKKAVSNVYHQPRPDMHVLISSSPIFDDKGNLIGAISIDQDITNIVKLNEKLTLTTTQLQKIKQQYHLHEQIGPLSEIKGHSDALQNAKGLAIKVAKTDATVLIQGESGVGKELFAQGIHEASLRKNQPFIPINCGAIPDALFESEFFGYEKGSFTGADKEGKAGKVEMADGGTLFLDEIGMLPLDMQVKLLRVLQEREVCRIGGNTSVKVNIRIVAATNSDLEEMVKQGTFREDLYYRLNVVTLKIPPLRERIDDIPELVKNFAQEFAVKYQKELPTLMNSAMEVFMSYKWPGNIRELRNVVERMIIFIDKSAINAEDVINIFPSIKQEKMNKEGLALEKATLEKDRIIEALHETYGNKSAAAKKLGISRVSLYNKIKQFDIKV, from the coding sequence ATGAATGATTTGTCATTGGATCATTCCTTTAATTATTTAAATGCTTTAATGGAAACAAGTTCTGATGCTATAACAATTATTAATGCATTAGGGGAAGTGCAATATTGGAGTGCACAGGCTGAGCAAATTTATGGAGTCCCGCTTAAAGATATTAAGCAGAAGAAAATAAGCAAGTTTTTTAAAATAGAAGATTTGAAAATACTCGAGATATTAGAAACAAAGAAAGCCGTTTCGAACGTGTATCATCAGCCAAGACCAGATATGCATGTTTTGATTAGTTCCTCTCCCATTTTTGATGATAAGGGGAATTTAATAGGAGCCATCTCGATCGACCAAGACATAACAAATATTGTGAAATTAAATGAGAAGTTAACTTTAACGACAACCCAATTACAAAAAATAAAGCAACAGTATCATTTGCATGAACAAATAGGTCCATTATCGGAAATTAAAGGGCATAGTGATGCTTTACAAAATGCAAAGGGCTTAGCTATAAAAGTTGCGAAAACGGATGCTACGGTTTTAATTCAAGGTGAAAGTGGAGTAGGGAAAGAACTATTTGCTCAAGGAATCCATGAAGCCAGCCTAAGAAAGAATCAGCCTTTTATTCCGATTAACTGCGGCGCTATTCCTGATGCTCTTTTTGAAAGTGAGTTTTTTGGCTATGAAAAAGGATCTTTTACTGGTGCAGATAAGGAAGGGAAAGCGGGAAAAGTGGAGATGGCAGACGGTGGTACTTTATTTTTAGATGAAATTGGTATGCTTCCACTTGATATGCAAGTGAAATTATTAAGGGTTCTCCAGGAAAGAGAAGTTTGTCGCATTGGCGGAAATACCTCGGTAAAAGTGAATATTAGAATCGTTGCAGCGACGAATAGCGATTTGGAAGAAATGGTCAAACAGGGGACATTCCGAGAAGATTTATATTATCGTTTAAATGTTGTTACATTGAAAATTCCCCCTCTTAGAGAGAGAATTGATGATATTCCGGAATTGGTCAAAAATTTCGCTCAAGAATTTGCTGTCAAATACCAAAAGGAGCTTCCAACGCTTATGAATAGTGCAATGGAAGTGTTTATGAGCTATAAATGGCCAGGAAATATAAGAGAACTAAGAAATGTTGTGGAGAGAATGATCATCTTTATTGATAAATCTGCAATTAATGCAGAAGATGTCATTAATATATTTCCTAGTATTAAACAGGAAAAAATGAACAAGGAAGGATTAGCCCTCGAGAAAGCAACGTTGGAAAAGGATAGAATTATAGAAGCCCTTCACGAAACATATGGAAATAAAAGCGCTGCAGCCAAAAAATTAGGTATTTCCAGGGTAAGCCTCTACAATAAAATAAAACAATTTGATATTAAAGTTTGA
- a CDS encoding proline racemase family protein: MMLTLENYIQTIDAHTMGEAARIIVDGLPNVQGNTMMQKKQYLESELDHIRKLLMHEPRGHLNMFGAILTPPCNPNCDLGVLFMDSGGYLNMCGHGTIASVTVAINNGLIAKKDKVFLDTPSGIVECHVAYENDKVKEVSFINVPAFLFKKDVSVLVEDLGAIKMDIAFGGSFFAIVDAEQFNLKLDIDEQDQIAAIGIAIRKAANEQLVIEHPEIPEITTIDLVEFSLQLDENHYKNTVVFGDGQIDRSPCGTGTCAKLSTLKLELNEQIIQESIIGSQFKGEVVDFTNVKGIKAIIPKITGSAWVTGVHKFLLDETDPYAEGFLLK, encoded by the coding sequence ATGATGTTAACTTTGGAAAATTATATTCAAACAATTGATGCCCATACGATGGGAGAGGCAGCCAGAATTATTGTTGACGGTCTTCCGAACGTTCAAGGGAATACAATGATGCAGAAGAAACAATATTTAGAATCCGAATTGGACCATATTCGTAAACTTCTTATGCATGAACCAAGAGGTCATTTAAATATGTTCGGTGCCATATTAACACCGCCTTGTAATCCTAATTGTGATCTCGGTGTCCTATTTATGGATAGCGGCGGTTATCTGAACATGTGTGGTCATGGTACGATTGCCTCTGTCACAGTTGCCATAAATAATGGCCTCATCGCTAAAAAGGACAAGGTATTCCTTGATACACCTTCCGGAATTGTTGAATGCCATGTTGCATATGAAAACGATAAGGTGAAGGAAGTTTCCTTTATTAATGTTCCAGCGTTTTTATTTAAAAAGGATGTAAGCGTTTTAGTAGAGGATTTAGGGGCAATTAAGATGGATATTGCGTTTGGGGGAAGTTTTTTCGCCATAGTGGATGCTGAACAATTCAATCTTAAGTTAGACATTGATGAACAAGATCAAATTGCGGCAATTGGCATAGCCATCAGGAAAGCAGCCAATGAACAATTGGTTATCGAGCATCCCGAAATTCCGGAAATAACGACCATTGACCTTGTTGAATTCAGTCTTCAGCTAGATGAAAATCATTATAAAAATACCGTTGTTTTTGGAGATGGCCAAATCGATAGATCCCCTTGCGGAACAGGAACATGCGCAAAACTATCAACCTTGAAGCTTGAACTAAATGAGCAAATTATTCAAGAAAGCATCATTGGATCTCAGTTTAAAGGTGAAGTCGTTGATTTTACAAACGTAAAAGGAATTAAAGCCATCATCCCAAAAATCACAGGATCTGCATGGGTAACAGGTGTTCATAAGTTCTTATTAGACGAGACAGATCCATATGCAGAAGGATTTCTATTAAAATAA
- a CDS encoding proline dehydrogenase family protein — MMLSQNKALNSGAKRWGLKLGAQSVVAGTNIEEMVESVKKLNENGISATIDNLGEFVFEKKEATEAKNQILGVIEAIHKNNLDAHISLKPTQLGLDIEYGFCLENLREIVAKAYEYNIFINFDMEDYGHLQPSFDIIDELSKEYDNLGTVIQAYFYQSEEIIKKYENYRLRIVKGAYKEPENLAYQDKQDIDRNYIKLIEYHLLNGKFTSIATHDHHVIDHVKNFAKKSNIPQEKFEFQMLYGFRKDLQLKLAKEGYNFCTYVPFGNDWYGYFMRRLAERPQNLNLVAKQMFSKKTNTLIGLGAGAFILGRLSKK, encoded by the coding sequence ATGATGCTATCACAAAATAAAGCTCTTAATAGCGGGGCTAAAAGATGGGGCTTAAAACTTGGCGCACAATCTGTTGTTGCCGGAACAAATATAGAAGAAATGGTCGAAAGCGTCAAAAAGTTAAATGAAAATGGCATTTCGGCAACAATCGATAACCTAGGTGAATTTGTTTTTGAAAAAAAGGAAGCAACAGAGGCTAAGAATCAAATTCTTGGCGTAATTGAGGCCATTCATAAAAATAATTTGGATGCCCATATTTCCTTGAAGCCTACCCAGCTCGGCTTGGATATTGAATATGGCTTCTGTTTGGAGAACTTAAGGGAAATCGTTGCAAAAGCATACGAGTATAATATTTTTATTAACTTTGACATGGAGGATTACGGTCATCTTCAGCCATCTTTTGATATTATTGATGAGCTTTCGAAAGAATATGATAATCTCGGCACAGTTATTCAAGCATACTTCTATCAATCTGAAGAAATTATAAAAAAATATGAAAACTATCGCTTAAGAATCGTAAAAGGTGCTTATAAGGAGCCTGAAAACTTAGCCTATCAAGACAAACAAGATATTGACCGAAACTACATCAAGTTAATTGAATATCACTTGTTAAACGGGAAATTCACATCAATCGCAACCCATGACCACCATGTCATTGATCATGTGAAAAATTTTGCGAAAAAGAGTAATATTCCGCAAGAAAAATTTGAATTCCAAATGCTGTATGGATTTAGAAAAGATTTGCAGCTTAAGCTTGCCAAAGAAGGCTATAATTTCTGCACATATGTCCCATTCGGAAATGATTGGTATGGCTATTTCATGCGCCGATTAGCTGAACGTCCACAAAATCTCAATCTCGTTGCCAAACAAATGTTTTCTAAAAAAACAAATACACTCATTGGACTTGGAGCTGGAGCCTTTATATTAGGAAGATTAAGCAAAAAATGA
- the brnQ gene encoding branched-chain amino acid transport system II carrier protein: protein MEKKVSFSQVIAIGLMLFAMFLGAGNVIFAPMVGQQAGTNTWIAMGGFLITGVGLVLLAIIALTRGGGTVEKLSGRVHPLFATIFSILLFLALGPIYVIPRTTSVVYEIAIHPLIEAKSNGSLYLFIFSAIFIVLTILLSWNTTKFVDRLGKIITPIFAILLLLLIGKSIFTPMGSIGQPQGEYIQSVDAFLKGFVQGYYTMDVLAAFVFGGIFIKSISSLGIKSEKEVSKLFIKAGIVTIIGLVGLQTSMAWIGASSVDAIGFKENGGEVLAQSSKVLFGQIGIYIIGTIIFLTGITTNVACLAAVSEYFERIVPSISYKKWLILFSILSLIITNFGLNKILTLASPILLLLYPLAIALIVLIFTNNLFKGHQSVYIGTMIGVGFVAILDALKDGIIAPETINNIFGFIPLFENGAGWITTGLIGFLIGLIVAKSKKESDRTIKMAS from the coding sequence ATGGAAAAGAAAGTATCATTTTCGCAAGTGATTGCAATTGGTCTCATGCTCTTTGCTATGTTCTTAGGCGCTGGTAACGTTATATTCGCTCCGATGGTAGGCCAACAGGCAGGAACAAATACTTGGATTGCCATGGGTGGATTTTTAATTACAGGTGTAGGTTTAGTTTTACTAGCTATCATAGCTTTAACACGCGGAGGAGGAACAGTTGAAAAACTTTCAGGAAGAGTTCACCCCTTGTTCGCTACCATATTCTCAATTTTACTATTCTTAGCGCTTGGGCCGATTTATGTAATCCCGAGAACAACTTCTGTCGTATATGAAATTGCCATACATCCGTTAATTGAAGCGAAATCAAATGGCAGTCTTTATTTGTTTATTTTCTCCGCTATATTTATCGTTCTAACGATCCTGCTTTCATGGAATACAACAAAATTTGTCGATCGGCTTGGAAAAATAATCACCCCTATATTCGCAATATTATTATTATTGCTAATTGGAAAATCAATTTTTACACCAATGGGAAGTATTGGACAGCCTCAAGGAGAGTATATTCAAAGCGTTGACGCTTTTTTGAAAGGGTTTGTACAAGGTTACTACACGATGGACGTTCTTGCCGCGTTTGTATTTGGAGGAATTTTCATTAAATCGATCAGTTCCTTAGGAATAAAGTCTGAAAAGGAAGTATCAAAGCTATTTATTAAAGCAGGAATCGTGACCATTATCGGCTTGGTAGGGCTGCAAACCTCAATGGCATGGATTGGTGCTTCAAGTGTCGACGCCATTGGGTTTAAGGAAAATGGAGGAGAAGTGTTAGCACAAAGCTCCAAAGTTCTATTCGGGCAGATCGGAATCTATATCATCGGGACCATTATATTCTTAACAGGAATCACAACAAATGTTGCCTGCTTAGCAGCTGTATCCGAATATTTCGAAAGAATTGTCCCTTCCATTTCTTATAAAAAGTGGTTAATTCTCTTTTCCATTTTAAGCTTAATCATTACAAACTTTGGTCTCAACAAAATTCTAACATTAGCATCTCCTATTTTGCTTTTACTCTATCCTTTGGCCATTGCTTTAATCGTTTTAATATTTACAAATAATTTGTTTAAAGGTCATCAATCGGTTTATATTGGAACAATGATTGGTGTGGGATTTGTTGCCATTCTTGATGCTTTAAAGGACGGCATTATTGCACCGGAAACCATTAATAACATCTTCGGTTTCATTCCTTTATTTGAAAATGGCGCTGGCTGGATCACCACAGGTCTTATCGGATTTCTTATTGGTTTGATTGTAGCCAAATCAAAGAAAGAATCTGACAGGACGATTAAAATGGCTAGTTAA
- a CDS encoding GNAT family N-acetyltransferase, with protein sequence MNIDQVFAAFPVLESESLVLKKMEEAHIQELYTIYSNDKVFEYCGIIPKNNLQTVSKMIGHFERDYHKKSRIKWGIFQKTEVNKLVGIIELMDFNQKVNMVTLGYYLAEDNWGKGIASESVRMVVKFLFEEVNMNRIQAEVMPANEISKKVLLKNGFMKEGLLRQATIWSGKGVVDLEIYSILKEDYMNCNF encoded by the coding sequence ATGAATATTGATCAGGTATTTGCAGCTTTCCCAGTATTGGAGTCTGAAAGTTTAGTATTAAAGAAAATGGAAGAGGCCCACATACAGGAATTATATACGATCTACAGCAATGACAAAGTATTTGAATATTGTGGGATCATTCCAAAAAACAACTTGCAAACGGTAAGTAAAATGATTGGTCATTTTGAAAGGGATTATCATAAGAAAAGCCGAATCAAGTGGGGCATTTTTCAAAAGACTGAAGTGAATAAATTGGTTGGAATTATTGAATTAATGGACTTTAACCAAAAAGTGAACATGGTTACTTTAGGATACTATTTAGCAGAAGACAATTGGGGTAAGGGCATAGCGTCAGAATCTGTTCGTATGGTAGTCAAATTTTTATTTGAAGAAGTGAATATGAATAGAATTCAAGCAGAGGTAATGCCAGCAAATGAGATTTCCAAAAAAGTTCTTTTGAAAAATGGTTTTATGAAGGAAGGATTGCTAAGACAAGCGACGATTTGGTCTGGAAAAGGAGTCGTTGATTTAGAAATATATAGCATACTAAAAGAGGATTATATGAATTGTAATTTTTAA
- a CDS encoding SRPBCC family protein, translating into MDTQVITKLKILKPANEVFEAIVDPEKMANYWFSSGTARVEQGKKIIWRYDEYNAEVVINVLEVEKNRKIVFSWGKEGQETVVTIELKDLDHTSTIIEVNESGLKEDDPEIVSKMIGQKEGWVYMLTCLKGYLENGINILRASLIH; encoded by the coding sequence ATGGACACTCAAGTCATTACAAAATTAAAAATACTTAAGCCAGCTAATGAGGTCTTTGAAGCCATAGTAGACCCTGAAAAAATGGCTAATTATTGGTTTTCATCGGGAACTGCAAGAGTGGAACAAGGTAAGAAAATTATTTGGAGATATGATGAATACAATGCAGAAGTGGTAATAAATGTTTTAGAAGTTGAGAAAAATAGGAAAATCGTTTTTTCTTGGGGGAAAGAGGGTCAAGAAACGGTTGTTACAATTGAACTAAAAGATTTGGATCATACGAGTACCATTATTGAAGTAAATGAATCTGGTTTGAAAGAAGATGACCCCGAAATAGTAAGCAAAATGATAGGACAAAAAGAAGGCTGGGTCTATATGTTAACTTGTTTAAAAGGGTATTTGGAAAATGGCATAAATATTCTAAGAGCCTCATTAATTCATTAA
- a CDS encoding alpha/beta hydrolase: protein MGKKVAKTISSLVLASSLGLTGVVSSFSLGEHRVSAEETIKEIDYEKRAKEFVEIARVNNWDAAYQQLSKNLQSVLSKDLLNSYWTNLLNLYGKITETKFKDLKNDGVHTKATFSMTAEKGPFELVILFNSEGKVDEFYTDMIYQPNSFLNPSYNHPENYTEKQVTIGEGEFSLPGVLTIPKGNGPFPVVVLVHGSGAHDMDETMYSIKPFRDIAVGLANEGIAVLRYDKRTKVHPIKSSLKPMFSIQEETVLDANLAVEKLKSLPEIDSKNIFVLGHSQGAFALPLIINNDKKQDIKGVIGAAGPAGKFQDLLLWQLDQAVERAEKMNMPKEQIEAMMEQFAPLKESLALLNDPKYSKENLPAVFKIGNPYWWFDIRDYVPTELAKEQTVPTLLLQGGKDIQVPASELDSWKTELKQRDNVEYKVYPDMYHMLADFPGQPNGQTEYMTPSNVSQQFISDIAKWVKTGSINSKPEEGNKPEETNPDVQKPTPKVYWDGLLMKKGQIGKVSISKPINLWKRQGDKLQFVRVLKPGEQYRVYRYDIKHGGQYGLGGDYYITNLKGYVDYKTPSKAKLRELHK from the coding sequence ATGGGAAAAAAAGTAGCAAAAACAATTAGTTCATTAGTGTTAGCAAGCTCCCTTGGATTAACTGGTGTAGTAAGCAGTTTTTCTTTAGGCGAACATCGTGTTTCTGCTGAAGAAACTATCAAAGAAATTGATTATGAAAAAAGAGCGAAAGAGTTTGTTGAGATTGCTAGAGTAAACAACTGGGATGCGGCCTATCAGCAATTAAGTAAAAACCTTCAATCCGTATTATCCAAAGACCTTTTAAACAGCTATTGGACAAACCTATTAAACTTATACGGGAAAATCACAGAAACAAAGTTCAAAGATTTAAAGAATGATGGGGTACACACGAAAGCTACGTTCTCTATGACGGCTGAAAAAGGTCCTTTTGAGCTTGTTATCCTTTTTAATAGTGAAGGGAAGGTAGATGAGTTTTATACTGATATGATCTATCAACCCAACAGCTTCTTAAATCCATCTTACAATCACCCAGAAAACTATACTGAAAAACAAGTAACCATCGGCGAAGGAGAGTTCTCCCTGCCTGGAGTACTAACAATTCCAAAGGGGAATGGCCCGTTTCCTGTCGTTGTACTCGTTCATGGTTCTGGTGCTCATGACATGGATGAAACGATGTACTCGATAAAGCCTTTCCGTGATATCGCTGTTGGACTTGCCAATGAGGGTATAGCTGTTCTTCGTTATGATAAAAGAACAAAAGTTCATCCGATCAAATCCAGTTTGAAGCCTATGTTTTCCATTCAAGAGGAAACAGTACTCGATGCAAATCTAGCTGTGGAAAAATTAAAATCACTGCCAGAAATCGATTCTAAAAATATCTTTGTTCTAGGACACAGCCAAGGTGCTTTTGCTCTTCCACTTATAATCAATAATGATAAGAAACAAGATATTAAAGGTGTTATCGGAGCAGCAGGACCAGCAGGGAAGTTTCAAGATTTACTGCTATGGCAATTGGACCAAGCAGTTGAAAGAGCCGAGAAAATGAATATGCCTAAAGAGCAAATAGAAGCAATGATGGAACAATTTGCACCTTTGAAAGAGTCATTAGCTTTGCTTAATGATCCTAAATATTCAAAAGAAAATCTGCCTGCTGTATTCAAAATAGGAAATCCTTACTGGTGGTTTGATATCCGTGACTATGTTCCAACTGAGCTTGCTAAGGAGCAGACTGTACCGACGCTACTTTTACAAGGTGGCAAAGATATTCAAGTGCCAGCTTCAGAGCTTGACAGCTGGAAAACAGAGCTTAAACAAAGAGACAACGTAGAGTATAAAGTATATCCAGATATGTATCATATGCTGGCAGACTTCCCTGGCCAGCCAAATGGACAAACAGAGTATATGACACCTAGCAATGTCTCACAACAATTCATTTCAGACATTGCCAAATGGGTGAAAACTGGCAGCATTAATTCTAAGCCCGAAGAAGGCAATAAACCAGAAGAGACTAACCCAGATGTACAAAAGCCAACACCGAAAGTATACTGGGATGGCCTATTAATGAAAAAAGGTCAGATCGGTAAAGTATCCATTTCAAAACCGATTAACCTTTGGAAACGTCAAGGTGATAAACTGCAATTTGTTAGAGTTTTAAAGCCTGGTGAGCAATATCGTGTGTATAGATACGATATTAAACACGGCGGACAATATGGCCTTGGAGGGGACTATTACATAACGAATCTCAAAGGCTATGTGGATTATAAAACACCATCCAAAGCAAAATTAAGAGAACTACACAAATAA
- a CDS encoding DinB family protein, which translates to MKQRHEVLFTQLESYRSEILHVLENVSEEDAEIVPKDFNNNIRWNLGHIYLDQNLWIQAVTKEKADVPEQFHSWFGFGTSPANFTPETPSLEELKSLLQKQPSQIKKKYGERLEEEFAPTEMGMHTIEQVLIRTIFHEGIHLQAILNLKKSIND; encoded by the coding sequence ATGAAACAACGTCATGAAGTATTATTTACTCAGTTAGAGAGCTATCGAAGCGAGATTCTACATGTATTAGAGAATGTTTCAGAAGAGGATGCAGAAATAGTTCCAAAGGATTTCAATAATAATATCCGTTGGAACCTGGGCCATATTTATCTGGACCAAAATTTATGGATCCAAGCAGTTACGAAAGAAAAGGCAGATGTACCTGAACAATTTCATTCTTGGTTTGGGTTTGGAACCTCTCCAGCTAACTTTACCCCTGAGACACCTTCATTAGAAGAGCTAAAGAGCTTACTGCAAAAACAACCATCTCAAATAAAAAAGAAATACGGTGAACGATTAGAAGAGGAGTTTGCTCCAACTGAAATGGGGATGCATACCATTGAACAAGTATTAATTCGCACTATTTTTCACGAAGGAATTCATTTACAAGCAATTCTTAATTTGAAAAAAAGTATAAACGACTAA
- a CDS encoding DUF2164 domain-containing protein, whose protein sequence is MFLKLTKEQHQLMISDIQYFFSQERDEEITEFAAERVLEFVKESLAPHFYNAAVLDVKHVVEQQFSSLEDEILTLERPTNR, encoded by the coding sequence ATGTTTTTAAAACTTACCAAAGAGCAGCATCAATTAATGATATCAGACATTCAATATTTCTTTTCGCAAGAAAGGGATGAAGAAATAACTGAATTTGCTGCAGAAAGAGTATTAGAGTTCGTTAAGGAGTCACTTGCTCCACATTTCTATAACGCTGCTGTCTTAGATGTCAAACATGTTGTGGAACAGCAATTTTCTTCACTTGAAGATGAAATATTAACGCTAGAACGGCCGACTAATAGGTAA
- a CDS encoding YjjG family noncanonical pyrimidine nucleotidase produces the protein MKKYKTLLFDIDDTLLDFGEAERLALRLLFEEHSFPLTPEIEERYKKINQGLWRSFEEGKLNRDEVVNTRFSILFKEYGKEVDGAVLDRNYRTYLEQGHQLISGAYELITDLHNHYDLYIVTNGVSKTQDKRLRDSGLYPFFKDIFVSEDTGYQKPMKEFFDYVFARISNFDVEQTLIIGDSFSADIKGGHQAGIDTCWFNPEMKPNHTDIIPTYQIQKLEELYRILSGKENRVGICN, from the coding sequence TTGAAAAAATACAAAACTTTATTATTTGATATAGATGATACACTGTTGGATTTCGGTGAGGCAGAAAGATTAGCGTTAAGATTACTTTTCGAGGAGCACAGTTTTCCCTTAACCCCTGAAATCGAAGAGCGGTATAAAAAAATTAATCAGGGTCTATGGAGATCCTTTGAAGAAGGAAAACTAAATCGTGATGAGGTTGTAAACACACGCTTTTCTATTTTATTTAAGGAATATGGAAAAGAGGTGGATGGGGCAGTCCTAGATAGAAATTATCGTACCTACTTGGAACAAGGGCATCAGCTTATAAGTGGAGCCTATGAATTAATAACAGACTTGCATAACCATTATGACTTATATATTGTGACAAATGGTGTATCAAAGACTCAGGATAAGCGTCTGCGTGATTCAGGATTATATCCGTTTTTTAAGGATATTTTTGTTTCAGAGGACACCGGTTACCAAAAGCCAATGAAGGAATTTTTTGATTATGTCTTTGCAAGAATTTCTAATTTTGATGTGGAACAAACATTAATTATTGGGGATTCCTTCAGTGCGGATATTAAAGGTGGTCATCAAGCTGGTATAGACACATGTTGGTTTAACCCAGAAATGAAGCCCAATCACACAGACATTATTCCAACCTATCAGATTCAAAAATTAGAGGAGCTTTATCGCATTTTATCAGGAAAAGAAAATAGAGTTGGCATCTGTAATTAA
- a CDS encoding VOC family protein, with amino-acid sequence MKWHHAGIQVRNLEDSIQFYKRMFDFTIEQYLTLPGEKIAFLKKEDIRIELIEAEESLVPFSSIHISWQVEGLEIWMNKLRSKGLYPLEGPIKLENGWVTVFYEGLDHEVIELIQEEGKGFCNTV; translated from the coding sequence ATGAAATGGCATCATGCAGGTATTCAGGTTCGAAATTTAGAGGATTCCATCCAGTTTTATAAAAGGATGTTTGATTTTACAATTGAGCAATATCTTACATTACCCGGTGAGAAAATCGCATTTCTGAAAAAAGAAGATATTAGAATCGAATTAATTGAAGCAGAGGAAAGTCTAGTGCCGTTTAGTTCTATACACATTTCGTGGCAAGTGGAAGGATTAGAAATTTGGATGAACAAGCTGAGAAGTAAGGGACTCTATCCATTAGAAGGGCCTATCAAGCTGGAAAATGGCTGGGTTACCGTATTTTATGAGGGGCTTGATCACGAGGTAATCGAATTGATTCAGGAAGAAGGAAAAGGATTTTGCAATACCGTTTAA
- a CDS encoding S-adenosylmethionine:tRNA ribosyltransferase-isomerase, translating to MTATVHSFQVPEYLNASVPAEYRGIQRDHVRLMTLDTVTGDSSHHYFYQLDSCLRKGDLLVLNNSRTLPAVLKGKQGKQTIEIRLSRKVSDADWEALIVGGVVTVGEIINLPGDLTATITGLGTEAPLIILSFSKSGLDLYDAIYRFGEPLHYEYIETPWPLEMYQTVYASVPGSVEMPSAGRAFSWKLLNKLKQSGVNIAYLQLHAGLSYYGNDRWPNPSKHFEQFCVPEETAELVNKTKKNGGRVIAVGTTVVRALETAVNATGNVEAQKGITSLYIQKGYPLKAVDGLITGFHEPEASHLDLLTAYIDKDFLMRAYREALTAGYLWHEFGDMNLILPLDEKK from the coding sequence ATGACGGCAACGGTTCATTCCTTCCAAGTACCTGAATATTTAAATGCGAGTGTCCCTGCAGAATATAGAGGGATACAGCGGGATCATGTGCGATTAATGACACTCGATACTGTTACTGGTGACAGCTCCCACCATTATTTTTATCAGCTCGATTCTTGTTTGCGTAAGGGAGACTTGCTTGTACTAAATAATAGTCGAACTCTTCCAGCAGTGTTAAAAGGAAAACAAGGAAAGCAAACGATAGAAATTCGGTTATCCCGAAAAGTTTCTGATGCGGATTGGGAAGCACTTATTGTTGGTGGAGTCGTGACTGTAGGAGAAATAATAAATTTACCTGGAGATTTAACAGCGACGATTACAGGGCTAGGAACAGAGGCACCTTTGATCATTCTCTCCTTTTCAAAGAGCGGATTAGATTTATACGATGCGATTTATCGATTCGGGGAGCCGCTGCACTATGAATATATTGAAACACCTTGGCCGTTAGAAATGTATCAAACAGTCTATGCTTCTGTCCCAGGCTCCGTGGAAATGCCTTCTGCTGGAAGAGCTTTTTCCTGGAAGCTTCTCAATAAGTTGAAGCAAAGTGGTGTGAACATCGCTTATCTTCAGCTTCATGCAGGCTTAAGCTATTACGGAAACGACCGTTGGCCTAATCCAAGTAAGCATTTTGAGCAATTTTGCGTTCCAGAAGAAACAGCAGAACTAGTAAACAAAACGAAAAAAAATGGCGGACGTGTCATTGCAGTAGGAACGACAGTTGTTCGGGCGCTTGAAACGGCTGTCAATGCCACTGGAAATGTTGAAGCACAGAAAGGAATTACAAGTCTTTATATTCAAAAAGGATACCCGCTGAAAGCGGTCGATGGACTTATTACAGGTTTCCATGAACCGGAAGCCAGTCATCTGGATCTGCTGACAGCCTATATAGATAAAGATTTTTTAATGCGGGCATACAGAGAGGCATTAACTGCTGGTTATCTATGGCATGAGTTTGGCGATATGAATTTGATTTTGCCGCTGGATGAGAAAAAATGA